The following proteins are co-located in the Rheinheimera salexigens genome:
- the fliQ gene encoding flagellar biosynthesis protein FliQ produces the protein MSPEVFVDVLRDALFLVILLVSAIILPSLFVGLLVAVFQAATSINEQTLSFLPRLIVTLLSLIFGGHWLTQTIMEFTHELFLSIPTVVG, from the coding sequence ATGAGTCCAGAGGTGTTTGTCGATGTGCTACGTGATGCACTATTTTTAGTTATCTTGCTGGTTAGCGCCATTATTTTGCCGTCACTATTTGTCGGCTTATTAGTTGCGGTATTTCAGGCGGCGACCTCTATTAACGAACAAACACTGAGTTTTTTACCGCGCTTAATTGTTACCTTATTATCACTCATTTTTGGTGGTCATTGGTTAACGCAAACCATCATGGAGTTTACCCATGAGTTATTCCTTAGTATTCCAACCGTGGTAGGGTAG
- the fliP gene encoding flagellar type III secretion system pore protein FliP (The bacterial flagellar biogenesis protein FliP forms a type III secretion system (T3SS)-type pore required for flagellar assembly.) translates to MLRLLFLVLILFVSPEVFADNGALSALKITTNADGSQEYSVTLQVLALMTMLSFIPALVIMMTCFTRIIVVLAILRQAIGLQQSPSNQVLIGITLFLTFFIMAPVFKDINDSAIQPYLTEEISPIQALETAIVPIKGFMLHQTRTKDLDTFAQIAGLELAENPQDYPITVVIPAFITSELKTAFQIGFMLFIPFLIIDLVVASVLMAMGMMMLSPMIISLPFKLMMFVLVDGWVLVMGTLATSYGVGT, encoded by the coding sequence ATGTTGCGACTGTTGTTTCTGGTGCTAATTTTATTCGTTAGCCCCGAGGTTTTTGCTGATAATGGTGCACTATCTGCACTAAAGATAACCACTAATGCTGATGGTAGTCAGGAATATAGCGTAACACTGCAAGTGTTAGCGTTAATGACGATGCTGAGCTTTATTCCAGCGCTCGTGATTATGATGACCTGCTTTACCCGGATTATTGTGGTGTTGGCAATATTGCGCCAAGCCATTGGCTTGCAGCAGTCACCGTCTAACCAAGTGTTAATAGGTATTACGTTATTTTTAACGTTTTTTATTATGGCTCCGGTGTTTAAAGACATTAATGACTCTGCCATTCAGCCTTATCTCACCGAAGAAATATCGCCGATACAAGCTTTAGAAACTGCCATAGTGCCAATAAAAGGCTTTATGCTGCATCAAACCCGCACTAAGGATTTAGATACCTTTGCGCAAATTGCCGGTTTAGAGCTAGCAGAAAACCCGCAAGATTATCCCATTACTGTGGTGATACCGGCCTTTATTACCAGTGAATTAAAAACCGCGTTTCAAATCGGCTTTATGCTGTTTATTCCGTTTTTGATTATCGACTTAGTGGTGGCCAGTGTCTTAATGGCTATGGGTATGATGATGTTATCGCCAATGATTATCTCATTGCCGTTTAAGCTAATGATGTTTGTGTTAGTTGATGGCTGGGTGCTGGTGATGGGAACCTTGGCTACCAGTTATGGAGTCGGCACATGA
- the fliO gene encoding flagellar biosynthetic protein FliO, with protein sequence MLLNVTKAALALLLALLLTSVSSSAVLAQQSATAVAAEASADKEPVASEKPKSSEQALVDAEPLAKTEPSAIKEPSAIKEPLAETQSSAEIKPISSSDKPTTPAALTAKPTQPGSSGLSLGKMAISLAIVVLIVLALGWTFKKLTLRLPGSRHIKIISTLSLGPKEKLLVIEMQGKQRVLGVTSNNINLLFELENPLPEEKLASDFHTQLQSFLKK encoded by the coding sequence ATGCTGCTTAATGTAACTAAAGCGGCTTTAGCGCTGCTGCTGGCGCTACTATTAACCAGTGTTAGTAGTAGCGCTGTGCTGGCGCAACAAAGCGCTACAGCTGTTGCTGCAGAGGCTTCTGCTGATAAAGAGCCCGTAGCGAGTGAAAAGCCTAAATCGTCTGAGCAGGCTTTAGTTGATGCAGAGCCATTGGCTAAAACAGAGCCCTCAGCTATAAAAGAGCCCTCAGCTATAAAAGAACCTTTAGCAGAAACACAATCTTCTGCAGAAATAAAGCCAATATCCAGCAGTGACAAACCGACAACGCCTGCTGCGTTAACCGCTAAGCCTACGCAACCAGGTAGTTCAGGTTTAAGCTTAGGTAAAATGGCCATTTCTTTGGCGATCGTGGTGTTAATTGTTTTAGCACTGGGCTGGACCTTCAAAAAATTGACGTTACGCCTGCCAGGTAGCCGACATATAAAAATAATTTCCACTTTATCTTTAGGCCCTAAAGAGAAGCTGTTAGTCATTGAAATGCAAGGGAAACAACGCGTTTTAGGTGTCACTTCAAACAACATAAATTTGCTGTTTGAACTAGAAAATCCACTACCAGAAGAAAAGTTGGCATCAGACTTTCATACACAGTTACAATCGTTCCTAAAAAAATAG
- the fliN gene encoding flagellar motor switch protein FliN, with product MADDKDTMDEWAAAMAEAEGGAEAVDLEELRDEKSSISADEKRKLDTILDIPVTISMEVGRAKISIRNLLQLNQGSVVELERVAGEPLDVLVNGTLIAHGEVVVVNDKFGIRLTDVISQIERIKKLR from the coding sequence ATGGCTGATGATAAAGACACCATGGACGAATGGGCAGCAGCAATGGCAGAAGCCGAAGGCGGCGCTGAAGCGGTTGACTTAGAAGAATTACGTGATGAAAAATCAAGCATTTCTGCCGATGAAAAGCGTAAGCTTGATACTATTTTAGATATTCCGGTTACCATTTCGATGGAAGTAGGTCGAGCTAAAATAAGTATTCGTAACTTATTGCAGCTAAACCAAGGTTCAGTAGTAGAGCTAGAGCGTGTTGCTGGCGAACCATTAGATGTGTTAGTCAACGGCACTTTAATCGCCCACGGCGAAGTGGTGGTAGTGAACGATAAGTTTGGTATTCGCTTGACCGACGTGATTAGCCAAATTGAACGTATTAAGAAACTGCGTTAA
- the fliM gene encoding flagellar motor switch protein FliM encodes MTDLLSQDEIDALLHGVDDVEEEEVEETGKGTSRSAAEYDFSSQDRIVRGRMPTLEMVNERFARHMRISLFNMMRRTAEVSINGVQMIKFGEYVHTLFVPTSLNMVRFRPLKGTGLITMEARLVFILVDNFFGGDGRYHAKIEGREFTPTERRIIQMLLKLIFEDYKEAWSPVMDVSFEYLDSEVNPAMANIVSPTEVVVISSFHIELDGGGGDFHVALPYSMLEPIRELLDAGVQSDKEDTDMRWSKALRDEIMDVKVDLSTKMLDVDISLRELMELKAGDIIPIEMPEHITVLIEDLPTYRGKLGRSRDNVAVKITEKIKRPESVKSELHVFTKGGRRLDSDADINELEADLNLSDQDKR; translated from the coding sequence GTGACCGATTTATTGTCACAAGACGAAATTGATGCGCTATTGCATGGTGTCGATGACGTTGAAGAAGAAGAGGTAGAAGAAACCGGCAAAGGTACAAGCCGCTCTGCTGCTGAATACGATTTCTCGTCGCAAGATCGGATTGTGCGCGGACGTATGCCTACGTTAGAAATGGTAAATGAGCGCTTTGCCCGTCATATGCGGATTAGCTTATTTAACATGATGCGGCGTACTGCTGAAGTATCCATTAACGGCGTGCAAATGATTAAGTTTGGCGAGTATGTACATACTTTATTTGTACCTACTAGCTTAAATATGGTGCGGTTTAGACCTTTAAAAGGCACTGGCTTAATTACCATGGAAGCACGGCTAGTCTTTATCTTAGTAGATAACTTTTTTGGTGGTGATGGTCGTTATCATGCCAAAATTGAAGGTCGTGAATTTACGCCAACCGAGCGGCGTATTATTCAAATGTTATTAAAGCTTATTTTTGAAGATTATAAAGAAGCTTGGTCACCGGTAATGGATGTGTCTTTTGAATATCTTGATTCTGAAGTCAACCCAGCCATGGCGAATATTGTTAGCCCAACTGAAGTGGTCGTTATAAGTTCTTTTCATATTGAGCTAGACGGCGGTGGCGGTGATTTTCATGTTGCCTTGCCGTATTCAATGTTAGAGCCAATTAGAGAGCTTTTAGATGCGGGTGTGCAAAGCGACAAAGAAGATACTGATATGCGCTGGAGTAAGGCGCTACGCGACGAAATAATGGACGTTAAGGTTGATCTTAGTACTAAAATGCTTGATGTCGATATTAGCCTGCGTGAATTAATGGAATTAAAAGCCGGTGATATTATTCCGATAGAAATGCCTGAACATATAACGGTATTAATTGAAGATTTACCGACTTATCGCGGCAAGTTAGGCCGCTCGCGGGATAATGTGGCGGTGAAAATTACTGAGAAAATAAAACGACCAGAATCGGTAAAATCAGAATTGCACGTATTTACAAAAGGCGGCCGCCGTCTTGATAGCGACGCAGATATCAATGAATTAGAAGCGGATCTGAATTTGTCAGATCAGGATAAAAGGTAA
- the fliL gene encoding flagellar basal body-associated protein FliL codes for MAADKDLVITEGSGKKKTIMIAAGVLILLLAGGGYFFLFNGQDKQTMNNGAESATDSTNLKTTTGSALYVPLPRPFVFNVPGSARDRMVQIKVQLLVRGKENESLAMRHIPLIEGSLLETFSSGNADDLSAPSGRDVLKNNALSNLQQELLEVVGSVVVEEVLFTGFVMQ; via the coding sequence ATGGCAGCAGACAAAGATTTAGTGATCACAGAAGGGTCGGGTAAGAAGAAAACTATTATGATCGCAGCAGGGGTTTTAATATTGTTGCTGGCAGGCGGTGGGTATTTTTTTCTGTTTAATGGTCAAGATAAGCAAACTATGAATAATGGTGCTGAATCGGCGACCGACAGTACTAACCTTAAAACAACGACAGGCTCTGCGCTATATGTGCCATTACCTCGTCCGTTTGTGTTTAATGTGCCTGGTAGTGCTCGGGATAGAATGGTGCAAATAAAAGTACAATTATTGGTACGTGGTAAAGAAAACGAAAGTTTAGCAATGCGCCATATTCCGCTGATTGAAGGTAGTTTGTTAGAGACATTTAGCTCGGGCAATGCCGATGATTTAAGTGCACCCTCTGGCCGAGATGTCTTAAAAAATAATGCATTAAGTAATTTGCAACAAGAATTATTAGAAGTAGTGGGTTCGGTGGTAGTAGAAGAAGTACTTTTCACCGGTTTTGTTATGCAATAA